From a single Eubalaena glacialis isolate mEubGla1 chromosome 15, mEubGla1.1.hap2.+ XY, whole genome shotgun sequence genomic region:
- the PLA2G1B gene encoding phospholipase A2 encodes MKLLVLAALLTVGAAQSGIGPRALWQFRGMIKCAIPSSKPLMDFNNYGCYCGLGGSGTPVDELDTCCQTHDNCYIEAKKLDSCTFLLDNPYTETYSYSCSNTEITCNSKNDACEAFICNCDRTAAICFSKVPYNKEHKNLDTKKYCQN; translated from the exons ATGAAACTCCTCGTGTTGGCTGCTCTGCTCACAG TGGGCGCTGCCCAGAGTGGCATCGGCCCGCGGGCGTTATGGCAGTTCCGCGGCATGATCAAGTGCGCGATCCCCAGCAGTAAACCCTTGATGGATTTCAACAACTACGGCTGCTATTGTGGCCTGGGTGGATCAGGGACCCCTGTGGATGAACTGGACAC gtGCTGCCAGACACACGACAACTGCTACATAGAAGCCAAGAAACTAGACAGCTGTACATTCCTCCTGGACAATCCCTACACCGAAACCTACTCATACTCGTGTTCTAACACTGAGATCACCTGCAACA GCAAAAACGATGCCTGTGAGGCCTTCATTTGCAACTGTGACCGCACTGCTGCCATCTGCTTCTCAAAGGTCCCGTACAACAAGGAGCACAAGAACCTGGACACCAAGAAGTACTGTCAGAACTGA